Proteins from a single region of Arctopsyche grandis isolate Sample6627 chromosome 1, ASM5162203v2, whole genome shotgun sequence:
- the LOC143914242 gene encoding uncharacterized protein LOC143914242 isoform X1 encodes MTLHWWMHWFWITSLIFSACYCNPLSSNSSSALDSGDVFQNTTYPLTTTTGTPTRSFRTGKAIGHSPKTPILFSTPIPQLKTSIIFPLATSSDVDDDGPSSIDLPLQPKLKKDKAEPQKADLSMPTETPVQNETNKPDVSIEITTATSAPPVQNNQTINDTPVKNDTDEHILVEPLLPVESVTVEAYNTTPSKNATEEVQVNTIKAVDTDVKNESVPVLDEVDEVEISTVRALSLETAVGRRAADIPIVSGPGPSQPDSGLDAAAVAGICFGTLVVLALGGATSFVLYRRRYLNKPQTLNDKCSNPDSSGYIDDSTIRENSEEMYSLDNDSFLNSLEAMTIQNYWTDSVKHTKL; translated from the exons CCTGTTACTGCAACCCACTATCTTCAAACTCAAGCAGTGCTCTCGACAGCGGCGATGTATTCCAAAACACAACCTATCCCCTCACCACAACAACTGGAACACCAACTCGCAGTTTCCGAACTGGAAAGGCCATCGGACACTCTCCTAAAACTCCCATTCTGTTCTCAACACCCATCCCTCAACTGAAAACATCAATAATATTCCCGTTGGCCACCAGCAGTGATGTAGACGACGACGGTCCCTCATCAATAGACCTGCCTCTTCAACCCAAACTTAAAAAGGACAAAGCGGAACCTCAGAAGGCAGACCTCAGCATGCCGACTGAAACACCAGTTCAAAACGAAACCAATAAACCTGATGTTTCAATCGAGATTACAACTGCAACTTCAGCACCTCCGGTACAGAACAACCAAACGATAAACGACACACCTGTCAAAAATGATACAGACGAGCATATTTTGGTGGAACCACTACTGCCAGTTGAATCGGTGACCGTTGAAGCTTACAACACTACACCGAGTAAAAATGCTACAGAAGAAGTACAAGTGAATACTATAAAGGCTGTCGATACAGATGTCAAGAATGAAAGTGTGCCTGTTTTGGACGAGGTGGATGAAGTTGAGATATCTACGGTTAGAGCTCTATCGCTTGAGACGGCTGTGGGTCGACGGGCTGCTGACATTCCCATAGTCTCGGGACCTGGTCCTTCCCAACCGGATTCTGGATTGGATGCTGCTGCTGTGGCTGGTATTTGTTTCGGAACTTTGGTTGTGCTGGCTCTAGGAGGTGCTACTTCCTTCGTCCTCTACCGTAGAAGGTATCTGAACAAACCCCAGACGCTGAATGACAAATGCTCTAATCCTGATTCGAGCGGATACATTGACGACAGTACCATTAGA GAAAATTCTGAGGAAATGTACAGCTTGGACAACGATTCTTTTTTAAATTCGCTGGAAGCCATGACAATTCAAAACTATTGGACAGATAGTGTTAAACATACGAAGCTATAA
- the LOC143914242 gene encoding uncharacterized protein LOC143914242 isoform X2, with protein sequence MKSVRLVLVLVFSFKACYCNPLSSNSSSALDSGDVFQNTTYPLTTTTGTPTRSFRTGKAIGHSPKTPILFSTPIPQLKTSIIFPLATSSDVDDDGPSSIDLPLQPKLKKDKAEPQKADLSMPTETPVQNETNKPDVSIEITTATSAPPVQNNQTINDTPVKNDTDEHILVEPLLPVESVTVEAYNTTPSKNATEEVQVNTIKAVDTDVKNESVPVLDEVDEVEISTVRALSLETAVGRRAADIPIVSGPGPSQPDSGLDAAAVAGICFGTLVVLALGGATSFVLYRRRYLNKPQTLNDKCSNPDSSGYIDDSTIRENSEEMYSLDNDSFLNSLEAMTIQNYWTDSVKHTKL encoded by the exons CCTGTTACTGCAACCCACTATCTTCAAACTCAAGCAGTGCTCTCGACAGCGGCGATGTATTCCAAAACACAACCTATCCCCTCACCACAACAACTGGAACACCAACTCGCAGTTTCCGAACTGGAAAGGCCATCGGACACTCTCCTAAAACTCCCATTCTGTTCTCAACACCCATCCCTCAACTGAAAACATCAATAATATTCCCGTTGGCCACCAGCAGTGATGTAGACGACGACGGTCCCTCATCAATAGACCTGCCTCTTCAACCCAAACTTAAAAAGGACAAAGCGGAACCTCAGAAGGCAGACCTCAGCATGCCGACTGAAACACCAGTTCAAAACGAAACCAATAAACCTGATGTTTCAATCGAGATTACAACTGCAACTTCAGCACCTCCGGTACAGAACAACCAAACGATAAACGACACACCTGTCAAAAATGATACAGACGAGCATATTTTGGTGGAACCACTACTGCCAGTTGAATCGGTGACCGTTGAAGCTTACAACACTACACCGAGTAAAAATGCTACAGAAGAAGTACAAGTGAATACTATAAAGGCTGTCGATACAGATGTCAAGAATGAAAGTGTGCCTGTTTTGGACGAGGTGGATGAAGTTGAGATATCTACGGTTAGAGCTCTATCGCTTGAGACGGCTGTGGGTCGACGGGCTGCTGACATTCCCATAGTCTCGGGACCTGGTCCTTCCCAACCGGATTCTGGATTGGATGCTGCTGCTGTGGCTGGTATTTGTTTCGGAACTTTGGTTGTGCTGGCTCTAGGAGGTGCTACTTCCTTCGTCCTCTACCGTAGAAGGTATCTGAACAAACCCCAGACGCTGAATGACAAATGCTCTAATCCTGATTCGAGCGGATACATTGACGACAGTACCATTAGA GAAAATTCTGAGGAAATGTACAGCTTGGACAACGATTCTTTTTTAAATTCGCTGGAAGCCATGACAATTCAAAACTATTGGACAGATAGTGTTAAACATACGAAGCTATAA
- the LOC143917428 gene encoding uncharacterized protein LOC143917428 produces MGASFLPSEVARLVLGYLLDEDCIKAYNEFFNASKHLEECRGRGFFTKIMGMSLIQILDDYCAVQFLVTSINCANDFKKAIDKCSTLEDKVKVLIKFADTLRTEQSNSNSNKAIIHVNEPPISNSYKVLDLSTKASYLRTHSRRNSCDSIVTIRTEKSHKCCLHSKDNKECRKDNHIGSVENPIEGTNLADLPGHKDDFDRQEGPSKGKEHIFNDFLNSIDSQSRPLKYQRKELSKSFDSGLDAIRPHLDDNGTDFRHALGLMKHGDIPDKASKTPVKRKSIKTRGCFSARKLNHTEKNDPFDVTVIANAFLDFPELHEKLADNINKLFSSSLNKTEFIDFTLKDGQDVSTPKDLKKVHDSTAFDDDSQQIESVIKSIVEKTEKDPMFDQLVNEVLATSRGNFSGSESDVLSRPETSTPEKSFNSLSNACSPTSSIFSFEDSNNKFPCDNVGKRKLRSWKSSKVECQQDRSYIKDEHMLNTSMKMMKSDPKCTPSNSETRYPRRPRGGKKMDVLKANYERTSIEENELDPKDLSLCVPSNEEILPQVDDINTLPSAPEQKIIILSNERVHTNILSNNGSIIIRDPKSSADENIKPLHTPCSSQNLAVENVYNPNLGTEIVTHQDTTNNQHAPMPVATFKKSTNVTIQRAKIISPDISPDPHFHKLLEFSKLPSIDTMRESANTSTKIFKNLNEEVKNLRSFRHKMSEKSCTASTIQTANLQTSKGFTEAEIMKMPTLIMVKDMNSKIDMKPATLTEDFYGDVAFDKSKESNFINIVSQVQTLNEFSLLDTSSIEKPSIDIKIFDAKGLDVFPSESSTTMAEANATVPYIIQSEMNINSGTEAEFVKVNSLIDVLEHGNLVIDDGKRDESESDRTYGKLMVYDDRSKIVNLDLKSGSNSDACNSNLKTPDAVNNFKKKLCSSTPTKKNSHIRVLDFSTPEKSEVNNKRKALTSPKQMVPNKSRIQRFNRIGKKFSSNPKAEQSSKTCLFNAIVEEDSVCESKIVIETVSVSNSEISEVCKTNLNKENIGLRDNSDVTVSLNVDLNKNQPKIKKSVSSWDRDLRATAISNNPPVEVSHVNKKKHVKKSIGKARKNGSIKVQAKMLEEALLDKSLESVTGAESKSNVSGDGKAIHEEDKPAVKANDCKLSESYVLSTVIEDLELSTNTTIDEGRKDGQTLKHLASDPSCKKVSEGPSGGDNNGISKASSHSDSIKHERNSKNKSVDLVKESSVPLGMGKNKKTPKTKSTFKVKILSKANVDGHSKNGSNSAAFKTNKNESLPKTSITPKSVLNDSKLSEMEIPGSSHITPELPRECRSNPINIKCNLNALLETPIKTDLLDITMATPRFLSPVHNTEPISAVKMLGMPTPIFGNTPIVSTSKATRLASTPDSSKKGYSSGSSYYMPDEVDKWKEPPVVVVSKKKPVSNGKSETKNTSPLNKSSRILRPRRSNRVKVFSKKGSPLHKTKTVKKKPKVVSNAKNKTGKRLDTSQNSKSQSYSSVSLSISDEFSDIEEPPVKKPVKSSKSKAKTVELNENIQSNEVPTTSNTDKKDPLALKVLEVKTKRSDLEETRLRVLAKCNAEMKTAPPKKKPFVKSMMAKNQPFFKFTSASLSNEDRLKKLNAIKVTKCQSVSFMPSPKVSDKLPPPKSDDKLNKRKSFTPRKLESKQCETTMSREDATPHLLNSSLKSYKSCIDLSKTEVGRAFTTNTTDPVEVSASRNVSDDSGTQIEHQKSENSPDEQANDIVHPFDAKTDLKKNDSVKEIVEAPKDIEKNTSSTDVSLCNAESVNELYINETIVMVEKSSTKVQSEDSIKKTEECRVPFSEHKTEPSLENVDKPSSHETSGDTSTTDLNEPCVDIEWSKSDGTCLHMTYDTTQKSKRKAAKSQDKFDLDNLEINVEIFDTAIDDMRMISLKSSKYMCLLDMAPNPKLKKASETVKVARTKKQTKVSNEPKSNLLQLLIDEMSNSTTESLSPIKSFEPVNSVVYEVDSCYPDSETLNAVKAILPENSPSYSHNVTAGSNQNDVLDLKQASVELEVVDENDLSGKCVDAGRSEPLHMITIDGEKVTKDSKTHLEKRKREDEGGEEHNKKSKSETINIDTKFDIETVLRHLHGY; encoded by the exons ATGGGGGCGTCTTTTCTGCCATCAGAAGTGGCCCGACTCGTACTCG GTTACCTATTGGATGAAGATTGTATAAAAGCTTACAATGAATTCTTCAATGCATCGAAGCATTTGGAAGAGTGTCGAGGCAGAGGTTTCTTTACCAAGATTATGGGAATGTCACTTATTCAAATCTTAGACGACTATTGCGCAGTTCAGTTCCTCG tgACGAGCATAAATTGTGCAAACGATTTCAAAAAAGCCATAGATAAATGCAGTACTTTGGAAGACAAAGTCAAAGTATTGATAAAATTCGCCGATACACTTAGAACTGAACAGTCGAATAGTAATAGTAATAAAGCAATCATTCACGTGAATGAACCACCCATATCAAATAG TTATAAAGTGTTAGATCTAAGTACCAAAGCTTCTTATTTAAGAACACATTCTAGACGGAATAGCTGTGATAGTATCGTTACTATCAGAACTGAAAAATCGCACAAATGCTGTCTGCATTCAAAAGACAATAAGGAGTGCCGAAAGGATAATCATATTGGTTCGGTTGAAAATCCTATCGAGGGTACAAATTTAGCCGACTTACCCG GTCATAAGGATGATTTCGACAGACAGGAGGGTCCGAGCAAAGGAAAGGAACATATCTTTAACGATTTCCTCAATTCTATTGATAGTCAAAGTcgcccgttgaaatatcaaagaAAGGAACTGAGCAAATCGTTCGATAGCGGTCTTGATGCAATTAGGCCTCATTTAGACGACAACGGGACGGATTTTCGACACGCTCTCGGCTTGATGAAGCACGGAGACATCCCCGATAAGGCTTCTAAAACACCCGTCAAAAGAAAATCAATCAAAACCAGAGGTTGCTTTTCCGCTAGAAAGTTGAATCATACTGAAAAAAATGACCCTTTCGATGTGACT gtTATTGCAAACGCTTTTTTAGATTTTCCAGAATTGCATGAAAAACTTGCTGATAATATCAATAAGTTGTTTAGTTCTTCGTTGAACAAAACGGAGTTTATTGATTTTACCCTTAAAGACGGGCAAGATGTATCGACGCCtaaagatttgaaaaaagttcatGATTCAACTGCTTTCGACGATGATTCGCAACAGATTGAATCTGTCATAAAATCTATCGTAGAAAAAACAGAGAAAGATCCTATGTTTGATCAGTTAGTCAACGAAGTTTTAG caACGTCTAGAGGAAACTTTTCTGGCTCTGAATCAGACGTTCTTAGCCGACCTGAAACCAGTACTCCGGAGAAGTCTTTTAATTCTTT AAGTAATGCGTGCTCTCCAACTTCTTCAATATTTTCCTTCGAAGATAGCAATAATAAATTCCCATGTGATAATGTAGGAAAACGGAAACTTCGCTCTTGGAAATCTTCCAAGGTAGAATGTCAGCAAGATAGATCTTATATCAAAGACGAGCACATGCTTAATACGTCTATGAAAATGATGAAATCAGATCCCAAATGTACTCCGAGTAATTCCGAGACGAGATACCCTCGCAGGCCGAGAGGTGGAAAAAAAATGGACGTACTTAAAGCAAATTATGAACGGACTTCCATTGAAGAAAACGAATTGGATCCGAAAGACCTATCATTGTGTGTGCCGTCTAACGAGGAGATACTGCCTCAAGTGGATGATATAAACACTCTTCCTTCAGCTCCCGAACAGAAGATCATCATTTTGTCGAACGAAAGAGTTCACACAAACATCTTATCGAACAACGGATCGATCATCATCCGTGATCCAAAAAGTAGTGCAGATGAAAATATCAAACCACTTCACACACCTTGTTCAAGTCAAAATTTGGCCGTGGAAAATGTATATAACCCGAATTTGGGCACCGAAATAGTCACACATCAGGATACTACTAATAATCAACACGCTCCAATGCCAGTTGCTACATTCAAGAAGTCTACGAATGTAACGATTCAACGTGCAAAAATCATCTCTCCAGACATCAGTCCCGATCCCCATTTTCATAAGCTTCTTGAGTTTTCGAAATTGCCTTCCATTGATACAATGCGAGAGTCTGCCAATACTTCGACGAAAATATTTAAGAATCTCAACGAAGAAGTCAAAAATCTGCGTTCTTTCAGACATAAAATGTCGGAAAAATCGTGTACTGCTTCCACGATTCAAACTGCCAATTTGCAAACATCGAAAGGTTTCACCGAAGCTGAAATCATGAAAATGCCTACTCTCATCATGGTCAAGGATATGAATAGTAAAATTG ATATGAAGCCTGCGACGTTGACTGAAGATTTTTATGGAGATGTAGCTTTCGATAAAAGTAAAGaatctaattttattaatatcgtTTCCCAAGTACAAACGCTGAACGAGTTTAGTTTGTTAGATACTAGCAGTATTGAAAAGCCGagtattgatataaaaattttcgacGCTAAAGGACTAGACGTATTCCCTTCTGAATCTAGCACTACGATGGCCGAAGCAAATGCGACCGTTCCGTATATTATTCAGAGTGAAATGAACATCAACAGCGGAACGGAGGCTGAATTTGTAAAAGTCAACTCGTTAATAGACGTGTTGGAGCACGGAAATTTAGTCATTGATGATGGAAAACGAGATGAATCCGAATCCGATCGCACTTATGGGAAGTTGATGGTGTACGACGATAGGAGTAAGATTGTGAATTTGGATTTGAAATCGGGATCAAATAGTGATGCGTGTAATAGCAATTTGAAAACGCCAGATGCTgtgaataattttaagaaaaaattatGTTCTTCCACACCGACAAAGAAAAATTCACATATAAGAGTTTTGGACTTCAGTACGCCTGAAAAATCTGAAgttaataacaaaagaaaggCTTTAACGTCTCCGAAACAAATGGTTCCGAATAAAAGTCGGATACAGCGGTTTAATAGAATCGGAAAGAAATTTTCATCGAATCCGAAGGCCGAACAGTCGAGCAAGACTTGCTTATTTAATGCGATAGTAGAAGAAGACTCGGTTTGTGAGAGCAAAATTGTGATTGAAACTGTGAGCGTTTCAAATTCGGAAATATCCGAAGTATGTAAGACCAATTTGAATAAGGAAAATATCGGACTTCGAGACAATAGCGATGTGACTGTATCGTTGAACGTTGATTTAAATAAGAATCAACCGAAAATTAAGAAGTCTGTATCTTCTTGGGATAGAGATTTGCGAGCGACGGCCATTTCCAACAATCCTCCCGTTGAGGTTTCTCATGTGAATAAAAAGAAGCATGTGAAGAAGAGCATCGGTAAAGCTCGGAAGAACGGTTCGATCAAAGTTCAAGCGAAAATGCTGGAAGAGGCATTGTTGGACAAGAGCTTGGAGAGTGTAACGGGTGCCGAGTCGAAATCGAACGTTTCAGGTGATGGTAAAGCAATTCATGAAGAAGATAAACCTGCGGTTAAGGCTAATGATTGTAAATTGAGCGAATCTTATGTGTTGTCGACTGTAATTGAAGATTTGGAGTTGAGTACCAATACGACGATCGATGAAGGTCGAAAAGATGGTCAAACTTTGAAACATCTTGCTTCGGATCCGAGTTGTAAAAAAGTTTCCGAAGGGCCGAGTGGCGGCGATAATAATGGCATAAGCAAGGCTTCATCCCATTCGGATTCGATCAAGCATGAaagaaattctaaaaataagaGTGTCGATCTAGTCAAGGAGAGTTCTGTTCCATTGGGAATGGGCAAAAATAAAAAGACTCCTAAAACCAAGTCTACTTTCAAGGTTAAAATTTTATCGAAAGCTAACGTCGACGGCCATTCGAAAAACGGTTCGAATTCGGCCGCGTTCAAAACCAATAAAAACGAGTCACTTCCTAAAACTAGCATCACTCCCAAGTCTGTACTGAACGATTCAAAATTATCCGAGATGGAAATACCCGGCTCTTCTCACATCACTCCTGAATTGCCGAGGGAGTGCCGCTCCAATCCGATCAATATCAAGTGTAATTTGAATGCCCTCTTGGAGACGCCTATCAAAACGGACCTTTTGGATATAACTATGGCAACGCCGAGGTTTTTAAGTCCGGTACACAATACAGAACCGATATCTGCCGTCAAAATGTTGGGTATGCCTACTCCGATATTTGGCAACACACCTATAGTGTCTACATCCAAAGCGACACGACTAGCATCCACGCCGGATTCGTCTAAAAAAGGCTATTCAAGCGGCAGTTCTTACTATATGCCAGACGAAGTCGATAAATGGAAAGAACCACCTGTAGTTGTCGTTAGTAAAAAGAAACCAGTATCAAATGGTAAAAGTGAGACGAAAAATACGTCACCGCTCAATAAAAGCTCTAGAATATTACGACCTAGACGTTCAAATAGAGTTAAGGTGTTTTCTAAGAAAGGATCTCCGTTACATAAGACTAAAACTGTAAAGAAGAAACCCAAAGTTGTGTcaaatgctaaaaataaaacagGGAAACGTTTGGATACCtctcaaaattcaaaaagtcaGTCTTATTCTAGCGTTAGTCTATCTATTTCTGATGAGTTTTCAGATATCGAGGAGCCACCCGTCAAGAAGCCTGTCAAGTCTTCAAAAAGCAAAGCAAAAACAGTTGaactaaatgaaaatatacagtCGAATGAAGTTCCGACGACTTCAAATACAGATAAAAAGGATCCGCTTGCATTAAAAGTTTTGGAAGTCAAGACTAAACGAAGCGATTTAGAGGAAACGAGGCTGCGCGTCCTCGCCAAATGTAATGCTGAAATGAAAACTGCCCCTCCTAAGAAAAAACCATTTGTCAAAAGCATGATGGctaaaaatcaaccgtttttCAAGTTCACCTCAGCCTCACTGTCTAATGAAGACCGTCTCAAAAAGTTGAATGCGATTAAAGTGACCAAATGTCAGTCTGTTTCTTTCATGCCTTCGCCCAAAGTGTCAGACAAATTGCCGCCTCCGAAATCAGACGATAAACTCAATAAAAGAAAGTCCTTCACGCCGCGAAAACTAGAGTCTAAGCAATGCGAAACGACGATGTCTCGTGAAGATGCCACACCGCATTTGCTGAACTCGTCGTTGAAATCTTATAAAAGCTGTATTGATTTATCCAAAACTGAAGTCGGTAGAGCTTTCACAACCAATACCACCGATCCAGTAGAAGTTTCAGCTAGTAGAAATGTTTCTGATGATAGTGGTACCCAAATCGAGCATCAAAAAAGTGAAAATTCACCCGACGAGCAAGCAAATGACATTGTACATCCTTTCGATGCTAAAAcagatcttaaaaaaaatgattctgTAAAAGAAATAGTAGAAGCACCAAaggatattgaaaaaaatactagcTCTACTGATGTTTCGCTTTGTAACGCTGAAAGCGTTAACGAATTGTACATCAATGAGACAATCGTCATGGTTGAAAAGTCCTCAACCAAAGTCCAATCTGAAGATTCCATCAAAAAAACTGAAGAATGTAGGGTACCATTTTCAGAACATAAGACGGAACCCAGTTTGGAAAACGTTGATAAACCATCATCTCACGAAACTTCTGGCGATACGTCAACAACAGACTTGAACGAACCTTGTGTGGACATCGAATGGTCTAAATCTGATGGCACCTGCTTACACATGACATACGACACCACTCAAAAGAGTAAAAGAAAAGCTGCAAAGTCTCAAGATAAGTTTGATTTGGATAATCTAGAGATCAATGTCGAGATCTTCGACACTGCTATCGATGATATGagaatgatttcattgaaatcatcCAAGTACATGTGTCTGTTGGACATGGCTCCGAATCCTAAATTGAAGAAGGCATCCGAGACGGTGAAAGTGGCACGTACTAAAAAACAAACTAAGGTAAGTAACGAACCCAAATCGAACTTGCTGCAATTGCTTATAGACGAAATGAGCAACTCTACAACGGAATCCCTATCTCCTATTAAGTCTTTTGAACCTGTGAATAGTGTAGTGTACGAAGTTGACAGTTGCTATCCAGATAGTGAGACGTTGAATGCAGTCAAGGCCATTTTGCCTGAAAATTCACCGTCGTATTCTCATAATGTTACGGCAGGCTCGAATCAGAATGATGTGTTGGATCTGAAACAAGCGAGTGTTGAATTGGAAGTGGTTGATGAAAATGACTTGAGTGGTAAGTGTGTTGATGCGGGTAGATCTGAGCCGTTGCATATGATCACTATCGATGGGGAGAAAGTCACCAAAGATTCCAAGACGCATTTGGAAAAGCGCAAACGTGAGGATGAAGGTGGAGAGGAGCACAACAAGAAGTCCAAATCGGAAACTATCAATATCGATACTAAGTTTGATATTGAAACAGTATTGAGACATCTACATGGTTATTAG